The stretch of DNA TCAACTCCCTGAGCCGACCGAGTTTCTTCCGGGTCAGTACTACAACATTCGAATCCCGGTCGAGGGTAGACCGCGTCCGATCCAGCGGGCGTATTCGATCGGTTCAAGCCCACTGCCGAGCTTTGACGTGATTGAGGTTGGTGTCAAGGAGATGGAGGGGGGACTCGTCTCTCCCGAGCTGGTTCGCCGTCGACCGGTAGGTTCACTCCTCGAGGTCCGGGGCCCCTATGGCGCGTTTACCTGGACTGATGAGGACGGGGGGCCAGTCCTACTGATAGGTGCTGGATCAGGCGTCGTGCCGTTGATGGCCATGATCAGGTATCAGGTAGCTAAGGGCACCCAGGTTCCGATGCATCTGCTCTTTAGCTCCAAGTCAGGCGAGTTTGTCATCTATCGAGATGAGCTGGCTCAACTCGTCGAGACCCAGGCGTGGTTCCGGGTGAGCCATACCTTCACCCGTGATTCCGGTGATCCGATGGCGCGCTATCATCGCCGTATCGACAAGGAGATGGTTGAGGATGCCTATCTCGAGACCTCTCCACGACTCGCGTATCTGTGCGGTCCTCCTGAGATGGTCGATGACTGTGAGCGCGCGCTCCTCGAGCTTGGGATGGACCCCGCGAGTATTAAGACCGAGAAATACGACTAATGCTGTTGATCGACCGTGCCATCTTCTACCGTGATGGGAGACGTTTCGCCCATCTGATCAGTGATGTCTCTTTGGATGAGTTGCACACCGGGGCCCGCAAACTCGGTCTCGATCGTAGTTTTCATCGTGACCACTATGACATCCCAGAGGAGTATGTGGCTTCGGTTGTGGCATCTGGTGTGCGTCAGGTGGATCCTCGGGAGATTGTACGTGCACTACGTCGCGCTGGCCTGCGCCACTCCCGTAGATCATTAGCATGAACGACGTCGACCAGGGGCTTCGTGCGCTGCTCCTGGATAAAGGTGTCGTCGCTGCCGGGTCGAGCGTGGTGTCGCCATTGCACTTTGACGCCTCGCAAGCTCGTCTGCGTCTCGCAGCAGGCGAAGCCAGCGGTGAGCACTTCACGTTCCGAAATCCGGAGCGGGCGAGCTCACTGTTGAACACCTACCCGTGGTGCCATAGCTTTGTGAGCATCGCGGTGCCGTACGAGACACGACGCCCAGATAACA from Ferrimicrobium sp. encodes:
- a CDS encoding FAD-binding oxidoreductase, which gives rise to MSDTVSQPASQQGAPVGRVKRPAPSWQSGEVVEVIVETPETSSLRIQLPEPTEFLPGQYYNIRIPVEGRPRPIQRAYSIGSSPLPSFDVIEVGVKEMEGGLVSPELVRRRPVGSLLEVRGPYGAFTWTDEDGGPVLLIGAGSGVVPLMAMIRYQVAKGTQVPMHLLFSSKSGEFVIYRDELAQLVETQAWFRVSHTFTRDSGDPMARYHRRIDKEMVEDAYLETSPRLAYLCGPPEMVDDCERALLELGMDPASIKTEKYD
- a CDS encoding DUF4031 domain-containing protein yields the protein MLLIDRAIFYRDGRRFAHLISDVSLDELHTGARKLGLDRSFHRDHYDIPEEYVASVVASGVRQVDPREIVRALRRAGLRHSRRSLA